One window from the genome of Macaca fascicularis isolate 582-1 chromosome 7, T2T-MFA8v1.1 encodes:
- the LOC141407341 gene encoding uncharacterized protein: MHPVQPAKGQSGGLCPASVHHSSACPSAQQGLIKTQCFASLYCSEVAELGALGRGRLAGSAMAGQGPLPWGLAPIPACPAPEVGVGSGLHLLPLPGLCPAAETWPSHQQKTPPSASCPGWAGPGDNTVHLRGCRVTPSSLCPLTAHPARAAYPSLPPARCVP, encoded by the coding sequence ATGCACCCGGTGCAGCCTGCCAAGGGCCAGTCGGGGGGGCTGTGTCCTGCCAGTGTCCACCACAGCTCTGCCTGCCCTTCAGCCCAGCAGGGTTTAATCAAAACGCAATGCTTTGCGAGTCTTTACTGCTCGGAGGTGGCTGAGTTGGGGGCCCTGGGCAGGGGTAGGCTGGCAGGCAGTGCCATGGCAGGCCAGGGTCCCCTCCCGTGGGGTCTGGCCCCCATCCCAGCATGTCCAGCCCCTGAAGTTGGAGTGGGGAGCGGTCTGCATTTGCTGCCACTGCCAGGCCTCTGCCCTGCAGCTGAAACTTGGccatcacatcaacagaaaaCCCCTCCCAGTGCCAGCTGCCCAGGATGGGCGGGCCCTGGGGACAATACAGTCCACCTGAGGGGCTGCAGGGTGACAcccagcagcctctgccccctCACTGCCCACCCAGCGAGGGCAGCCTACCCGAGCCTGCCGCCTGCCAGGTGTGTGCCCTGA